One Ferribacterium limneticum genomic window, CCTACACCGTGCAGCTCGCCATCGACACGCTGTGCAAGCGGACCTCAGGCGGTGGTTGCTGCGTCACGGTCGGGCTGGCCGGCGAATACGAGAATCTCGATGTCGCCCTGCGCGCGCTGATCAACGAAGGCCGCCGCGACATCTGCATCTGCCTGCTGCCCGGCAACCACAGCCTGGCCGACGGCCTGAGCCTGACAGGAACGCCTCGTCACCACATCAGCATCCACGGCGCCGGCCCGGCCAGCCGTTTGATCCTCAAGCAGGAAGTGTTCAAATTCGACACTTTCGGGTCGCTGAGCCTGAAGGACTTCACGCTGGCCAACTCCGGCGAGCCGAGCAGTTTCAGCTTCCTGAAATGCCAGGACGTCGATTTCAGCAATGTCGATTTCCTTGGCCGATCGGCCACCGGCAGCAGCCTGCTGCAAATCGCCGGCAGCTCGCGTTTGTTGATCGAAGACTGCACCATTTTCGCCATTGCCCCCGACAACAACGAGAAACTGGACTTCATTGCCCAGCGCGTTCCCAGCCTGGCGCCACACCGGAACGCCTTCCGCGCCACCGCCACGCTTGATGGCAACCTCAACGAGGCGGCCGAAGCCATCGCCGCCCTCAGCGCGGCAGACCGCAAGAAAATGGTAGCCGAGATCAGCACCTTCCTGCGCAGCAACGACCTGGTCAACCTGAGCAGCCGCGAACAGACCAGCCTCAACAACCTGAGCGTCGTAGTCGGCCGGAATTCAACGGCGGCGGCCCTGAACAAGGCGCTCGATCAACTTGCCAACGCCTTGCGCGCCGGCACCCCGGCCTTTGCGCTGGCGCTCGACGACACCGACGATGCCAGCCTGATCAACAACCGGGTGCGTGGCCGCATCACGCTGTTCGGCGAATCCGACGAATTTCCCGATGTCACCGATAATCAACTGAAACGCCTGAGTGCCGCCCTCAAAGCGGGGGCCGTGACCTTCGATGACAGCGGCAGCCTGGTTCTCGAACGAAACGCGCTCCAGGCTGTACGGATGAGCGGCAAGGCGCTGTCCAAGGTGATCGATACGGCCCAGGGCACCCTGCCGGTCTGGCACAACCTGCAAGTGACCAACAATCGCATCGACAGCGAGGAAGATCTCTATCCGGGCTTCAACTGCGCCTTCAATGGCAATACGCTGGAACCACAAGGCGATGTCGGTGCCCTGCTGGCGAATCAAGCCAAGGTCATCGGCAATTTCGCCCACAACGATTTCAGGCTGTTTGTCACAGGCACCAATCCCGAGAATTTCGGCAACGGTGGCTTGAATGTGGTGCCGATTTAAGGGTTTTACGAAATGGCCAGCCCGTCACGGCTGGCCATTTGAGACAGTGCCGCTTACCTGCGGTGGCCGTAATGGCCATGGTGACCGTGGTGGCCGCCATGATGGCCAACCGGGACGAATATCGGGAAGCAACCGCTGAGCGTAATCGCGACGAGTAGGCCGGCAATAATTCTTTTCATCACTTCTCTCCTGCTGTGGGGTAGTAAGTGAATAACGCGGGGCGGACGCGAAGAACCGACGTCAAATTGTTACCGCTTGTAAGCGGCCGGCCAACATTTCAATTTTGGGCTTTTTTCCCGGTTGACCGTGGAAGTCACCCGGCCAAACCAATTCAGCCGGCGCCACCCTGAGCCGCCGCTCCGCAGGCGTGGCAGAAATGAGCGAAGGCACTCTTGCGTTCCTGGCAGCGACCACAATGGTCGAACAGGCAGATGCCGCAATGCGGGCAGTAATCAATGGCGGTATTGGCCAGATCGACCGGCCGCTCGCAGCCCGGGCAGACTTTCTTGGCCAGCCGGGCGAGCGCCGTGTCGTAGCTCAGTTCCTTGCGGCGCTCGACATCGGGCATCGCCTCGGCCTGCTTCTGTTTTTCGAGGTATCTGTTCAGCGCAATGATGGCGTAACGCCCGACGAGCACGGTGATGATGATACCTACCGCGTAGCGCACATAGCCGCCGTAACTCGGCAGGTAGGGCACGAGCTCGACGAAGAAGGCGAATAGCGCGAAATAGATGAAGCCCCAGACAAACGGCCACCACGTGCTCTGGCGCTTTTTGGCGAACAGCCAGCCGGCGACGGCGAGCAGCGGCAGGGTCAGCGTCAGGCGATAAAGGAAGACGCGCAACTCCTGGCTGCGCTGCTCGGAAACCAGTTTGGTCGACGCCTCCCGCTCCAGTTCGCGCAGGTCGCGCTGCGCCCGGTCCTCGGCCTGACGGGCGTCAAGCAGGCTCTGCTGCTGGCGCTCGACATCGGACAGCGCCTTGCGCTCAAGAATCTTCAGCTCATCAAGCCCCTGCGTGCGTTCAATCAGCTCGGCGTCCTGCTCCAGGCGCTTGGTGGCATGGCGCGTCGCCAGCCAGTTGTTGAAGGTGTCACGCGCCGCGGCCGAGTTGGCGCGGGCGCCGTTGTGCTTGAGCTGCGCCTGATCGTGGGCATCTTGGGCGATCTGGCGTTTCTCCTGCATCGCCTTGAGTTCGGCGCGCAGCGGCGCCGCTGCCTGCTGGTCGATGAAATCATCGAGCGTAACGTGGTGCTCAACCTTCGGCAGGTTCTCGACAATCGTCCCGCCCAGCCCGATCAGGAAGCTGGCGAAAACAAAGGCGACGATCCATAAACCAAAACGGAACCACTTTTCCGACAGACGCAGCGCCTTGCTCATGCCTGAACTCCCTTGAATTTGCCGCGCACGGCCGTAAACGCCAGCATGCCGAGCAAGGCCACGGCACCGGCCACGACGCCAACGACCGCATCGAGCGACATTGAAACGACACTGCTCATCATCCCGCTCATTTCAGCCACGTGCTCGATGCCGTGATGCACCGCCGGAATACCGTGCGACAAAATACCGCCGCCGACCAGGAACATCGCGGCCGTGCCGACAATGGTCAGCGTCTTCATGAGTTTCGGCGCCGCCAGCAGCAGCCCCTTGCCGATGACTTTCATGAAGCCGCGCCCCTTGAGCAGCAGCCAGGCGCCGACGTCGTCCATCTTGACGATGCCGGCGACGATGCCATAAACACCGATGGTCATGATCAGCCCGATGCCGGCCAGCACGGTCAATTGCGTGGTGAAGGGCTGGGTGGCGACGGTGCCCAGCGCGATGACGATGATTTCGGCCGACAGCACGAAATCGGTGCGGATGGCGCCCTTGATCTTTTCCGCCTCGAAAGCCGCCATATCGACCGTTTCATCGGCTACCGCGGCCAATTCCTCGGCATGGTGCGCGGCGTCTTCCGCTTCGCTGTGCAGCCACGGGTGGGCCAGCTTTTCGACACCCTCGAGGCACAGGTAAATTCCGCCGATCATGAGCAAGGGCGTCACGGCCCACGGGATGAAGGCGCTGATCGCCAGCGCCGCCGGCACGAGAATCAGCTTGTTTTTCAGGGAGCCGACGCAGACGGCCCAGACCACCGGCAATTCGCGCTCGGCTGCGACACCGGCGACCTGTTGCGCATTGAGCGCCAGATCGTCCCCCAGCACGCCGGCCGTTTTCTTGGCTGCCACCTTGGTCAATACGGCCACGTCATCAAGGATGGTGGCAATGTCGTCGATGAGGACGAGCAGGCTGGCGCCGGCCACCTCAGGATTTCCGATCCGGCGACGTCTCGAGCGAGAATTCGCGAATCCACGAAGCCCGTCGGTCGATGGCCGAACGGCGGTCGGTCATTACCCGACCATCGCGGGTCTCATACGGCGGCGGCGCAATATGCGTGCACACGCGGCGATCGGCGCGGCGCGGCTGATAGCTTGCATCGGACATTTTCTTTTCCATGATGACTCCTCGGCAAACCCGGAGGGACAGCAATTATGCCATGGCGCATAAGCCGTGCGCTTGCCCGGAAAACGGCTAGAATCCTGCCCGCACTCTCTCCTACGGTCGACCGGCTTTTTTGCCCAAAATTCAAAGCGAATGTCTGAATACTCCGCCTCCTCCATCCGTGTCCTGAAAGACCTTGAACCCGTCAAGGAACGTCCCGGGATGTACACCAGGACGACCTGCCCGACCCACATCGTTCAGGAAGTCATCGACAACGCCGCCGACGAAGCGCTGGCCGGTTACGCCAAGAAAATTTCGGTCGCCATCCGCGCCGATGGCGTTATCGAAGTCAGCGACAACGGCCGCGGCATCCCGGTCGAAATCCATCCGGAAGAAGGCCGGCCGGCCGTCGAACTGGTTTTTTGCAAGCTGCACGCCGGCGGCAAGTTCAACAAGAAGGACGCTGGTAACGCCTACCGCTTCTCGGGCGGCCTGCACGGCGTCGGCGTTTCGGTTACCAATGCGCTGTCGATCCGCCTCGAAGTCGAGATCAAGCGTGGCGGCGGCGTGCATCACATCGCCTTCGGCGCCGGTTTCGTCACCGAACCGCTGAGCCGGATCGGCGACTGCGGCCAGCGCAACACCGGTACGACAGTGCGCATTCAGCCCGACCCGAAGTATTTCGATTCGCCCAAGATCAATCTGGCCCAACTTGAGCATTTGCTGCGCTCGAAGGCCGTGCTGATGCCCAACGTCACGGTCGAACTGGACATCGAAGGCCAGGAAAAGAAAGTCTGGTGCTACGAGAACGGCATGGCCGACTACCTCAACGAAATGATGGTGGGCACGCCGGTGGCACCGATTTTCGTCGGCGAAAAACATGTTGAAAGTGCCAACGGTTTCGCCGTCGGCGAAGGCGCCACCTTTGCCATGGCCTGGTTCGAGGAAGGCGGCGGCAAGCCAGAAAGCTACGTCAACCTTATCCCGACGCTCGATGGCGGCACCCATGAAGCCGGACTGAAGGCCGGAGTGTTCGAGGCGGTCAAGACTTTCGCCGAACACCATGCCATCCTGCCCGCCAAGGTCAAACTGGCGCAGGAAGACGTCTGCGGCCGCATGACCTACCTGCTCTCGGCCAAGGTCCTTGACCCGCAGTTCCAGGGCCAGACCAAGGAAAAGCTGACCAGCCGCGACGCCTACAAGCTGGTCACCCAGATGGTGCGCGACCCGTTCGAACTGTGGCTCAACAGCCACGCCGATTTCGGCAAAAAGATCGCCGAACTGGCCGTCAAGGCGGCGCAGAACCGCATGAAATCGACGCAGAAGGTCGAGAAAAAGAAATCGTCGGGCATTGCCACGCTGCCCGGCAAGCTGACCGACTGCGAATCCGACGACATCGCCCGCAACGAAGTCTTCCTCGTCGAGGGGGACTCCGCAGGCGGCTCGGCCAAGCAAGGCCGCGACAAGGAAACCCAGGCCGTGCTGCCACTGCGCGGCAAGGTGCTCAACACCTGGGAAGTCGACCGCGACCAGTTATTCAAGAACAACGAAGTGCACGACATTTCTGTGGCGGTCGGCGTCGACCCGCACGGCATCGAGCAGATCGACACGGTCGATGTCTCCGGCCTGCGTTACGGCCGCATCATCGTCATGTCCGACGCCGACGTCGATGGCTCGCACATCCAGGTCCTGCTGTTCACACTGTTCCTCAAACACTTCCCGGCCCTGGTCGAGCGCGGCCACATCCACGTCGCCCAGCCGCCGCTCTTCCGCGTCGACGTCGAAGCCCGCGGCCATACGCGCAAGGTCTATTGCCTCGACGAAGCGGAAAAGGAACAGACGCTGACCAAGCTGCGCGACGAAGGCGTCTCCGAAAACAAGATCACCGTCTCCCGCTTCAAGGGTCTCGGCGAAATGAATCCCGACCAGCTTTGGGAAACCACGCTGTGCCCGGACACCCGCCGCCTCGTCCCCTTCCAGGCCAGCCGCGAAACCATCAAGCAAATGACCGCCACCTTCACGCTGCTCATGGGCAAGGGCGAAGCCGCCGGCCGCCGGGCGTGGATGGAAAAGGATGGCGGGCTGGTTGAGGCTGACGTTTGATTGTCGACTCGAGCATTTGGAAAATGGCAACGGGGTGCATATCGCCTATTTCTTTACCCGCTAATGTAAGGCATCCCAAATGCACAATGCCGCATCGATTCGCCCAGTAGCACAGATATTTCGCGGCCAAGCCATCGACTTGCCGGAAGAGCCTGGCGTGTATGCTTTCTGGTGGCTATCACCAAAAGCCGAATTGATGGCAGGAAACAGAAATATCGTCCTCAAAGGCCCAAAAGAGCAACCGGTTGACGTCGAGTACAGAGACTGGTGGCCGGCTAACCTCCAGTACCCATGCCTATACATAGGCAAGTCCACGAACATCAAGAAGCGCTTTTCTTTACATATTAAGCGCGGCTCTCCAGGCCGTCTGCATGAGGCGCACCCATTAAATATCAAGGCAAAGCCATGCACTACGTCATGTCAGTTGCGCTTTGGAGTCGAACACATATTTCCCGACGAGCAGAATCCGCTGGATGTGATATTCCAATCAGTCGGTTTCTCGTTCAATACAGACTTCCCAGAAAATGCAATCGCTGAACGTTTCTTTGAGGAAGACCGTTTGGTTGGCATTTGGCGACCATGGTTCAATGTTGATTCTGAACGCTAAGTATGCCCTTTCAACCCTGAATCGCTTTCATCCCACGCAGTCCAAATAAGCAAAGCCTCCACCAACCAATGAAAACCCCGAAAAGACTCACCACCCTCGTTGAAGAAGGCCTTGTAGACGAGGTGCTCGGGCAGTTGATGAGCGGCAAGGAAGCGACCGTCTATATCGTCCGCTGTGGCGAGCATATTCGTTGCGCCAAGGTTTACAAGGATGCCAAACAGCGCAGCTTCCGCAAGGCGACCTCCTATCAGGAAGGGCGCAAGGTCAAGAACAGCCGGCAGGCGCGGGCCATGGAAAAAGGTAGCCGCTACGGGCGCCAGATGCAGGAGGAAGTCTGGCAGAACGCCGAGGTCGATGCGCTGTATCGGCTGGCCGCCGCCGGGGTGCGCGTGCCGCAGCCCTACATCTGCTTTGACGGCGTGTTGCTCATGGATCTGGTGGTTGATGCCGATGGCGGCGCGGCGCCGCGGCTGAACGATGTCGCCCTGAGCGAAGCGGTGGCACTGGAGTTTCACGCCATGCTGGTCAATCAGGTGGTGCGCATGCTGTGCGCCGGGATCATTCACGGCGATCTGTCGGAATACAACATCCTCGTCGATGCAAACGGTCCGGTCATCATCGACCTGCCGCAAGCCATCGATGCCGCGGCCAACAGCACGGCGGCCGAAATGCTGGAACGCGACGTCAACAATCTGCGCAGCTATTTCAGTACCTTTGCCCCCTCACTCGCCGACAGCCAGTACGGTAAGGAAATCTGGGCGCTGTACGAAAGCGGTTCGCTCCAGCCGGACCAGGTTTTGACGGGTCATGTTGAAATCGACGAAAGCCTTGCCGATGTCGATGCCGTGCTGATGCAAATTGAAGAAGCGATCAAGGAAGACGAGATTCGTCGCATGTGCCAGTAAACTCAAGGCTGACGCCTGAGCGAACCGCTCTGTTACAAGCAGTCACTCCCGGACAGTCGTAAACCCGGGAGAATCCGGCCTGAGAATTTCCGCAGAATATTTCCGCAATCACCCCATGGCCAAATCAGTCACCGCCCCCCTTATCGTCACCGCCGGCGTCATTGCCCTCGCCTTCGCGCTCAATCCGTCGCCGGAGAAACACCGGGACAGGATCAAGCAGGTCATCGCCGAACGCAGCCAGATCGAGCGCGTGCTCGGCATCGGCCACCTGACCTCCTTTGTCTCGCAATATCACTCGCTCGGCGTCGGCTCCTACACTACGGTCAATGACAAGCTCACCTCGGCCGGCGCCTTCGGCATGGTCTTCGTGTTGGATTGAACATGGCCAATCAGATCACGCCCCTTCATTGCACTAACCGTCGCCGCCTGCTGAGCGCCAGCCTGCTCCTGCTCGGCGGCTGCTCTGTCTTCCAGCCTACCAAGCCCGCGGCACCTCCCCGCCCGAAAATCGGCCTCGCCCTCGGTGGCGGCGCGGCGCGCGGTTTTGCCCACATCGGCGTGATCAAGATGCTCGAATCGCACGGCATCGTTCCCGACTACGTGGTCGGCACCAGTGCCGGCGCCGTGGTCGGTTCGCTCTACGCGGCCGGCTACGACGCCTTCACCATGCAGAAGATCGCCCAGCAGCTCGACGAAAAGATCTTCGCCGACTGGACGCTGGGCGGGCGCGGCCTGCTCAAGGGCGAAGCCTTGCAGGACTTCATCAACCAGCACCTGCACAATCGTCCGCTCGAGAAATTGGGCAAGCCGTTTGCCACAGTCGCCACCGACCTCAATAGCGGCGAAC contains:
- a CDS encoding lipoprotein, translated to MKRIIAGLLVAITLSGCFPIFVPVGHHGGHHGHHGHYGHRR
- a CDS encoding zinc ribbon domain-containing protein, translating into MSKALRLSEKWFRFGLWIVAFVFASFLIGLGGTIVENLPKVEHHVTLDDFIDQQAAAPLRAELKAMQEKRQIAQDAHDQAQLKHNGARANSAAARDTFNNWLATRHATKRLEQDAELIERTQGLDELKILERKALSDVERQQQSLLDARQAEDRAQRDLRELEREASTKLVSEQRSQELRVFLYRLTLTLPLLAVAGWLFAKKRQSTWWPFVWGFIYFALFAFFVELVPYLPSYGGYVRYAVGIIITVLVGRYAIIALNRYLEKQKQAEAMPDVERRKELSYDTALARLAKKVCPGCERPVDLANTAIDYCPHCGICLFDHCGRCQERKSAFAHFCHACGAAAQGGAG
- a CDS encoding DUF808 domain-containing protein, which translates into the protein MAGASLLVLIDDIATILDDVAVLTKVAAKKTAGVLGDDLALNAQQVAGVAAERELPVVWAVCVGSLKNKLILVPAALAISAFIPWAVTPLLMIGGIYLCLEGVEKLAHPWLHSEAEDAAHHAEELAAVADETVDMAAFEAEKIKGAIRTDFVLSAEIIVIALGTVATQPFTTQLTVLAGIGLIMTIGVYGIVAGIVKMDDVGAWLLLKGRGFMKVIGKGLLLAAPKLMKTLTIVGTAAMFLVGGGILSHGIPAVHHGIEHVAEMSGMMSSVVSMSLDAVVGVVAGAVALLGMLAFTAVRGKFKGVQA
- the parE gene encoding DNA topoisomerase IV subunit B gives rise to the protein MSEYSASSIRVLKDLEPVKERPGMYTRTTCPTHIVQEVIDNAADEALAGYAKKISVAIRADGVIEVSDNGRGIPVEIHPEEGRPAVELVFCKLHAGGKFNKKDAGNAYRFSGGLHGVGVSVTNALSIRLEVEIKRGGGVHHIAFGAGFVTEPLSRIGDCGQRNTGTTVRIQPDPKYFDSPKINLAQLEHLLRSKAVLMPNVTVELDIEGQEKKVWCYENGMADYLNEMMVGTPVAPIFVGEKHVESANGFAVGEGATFAMAWFEEGGGKPESYVNLIPTLDGGTHEAGLKAGVFEAVKTFAEHHAILPAKVKLAQEDVCGRMTYLLSAKVLDPQFQGQTKEKLTSRDAYKLVTQMVRDPFELWLNSHADFGKKIAELAVKAAQNRMKSTQKVEKKKSSGIATLPGKLTDCESDDIARNEVFLVEGDSAGGSAKQGRDKETQAVLPLRGKVLNTWEVDRDQLFKNNEVHDISVAVGVDPHGIEQIDTVDVSGLRYGRIIVMSDADVDGSHIQVLLFTLFLKHFPALVERGHIHVAQPPLFRVDVEARGHTRKVYCLDEAEKEQTLTKLRDEGVSENKITVSRFKGLGEMNPDQLWETTLCPDTRRLVPFQASRETIKQMTATFTLLMGKGEAAGRRAWMEKDGGLVEADV
- a CDS encoding GIY-YIG nuclease family protein, producing MHNAASIRPVAQIFRGQAIDLPEEPGVYAFWWLSPKAELMAGNRNIVLKGPKEQPVDVEYRDWWPANLQYPCLYIGKSTNIKKRFSLHIKRGSPGRLHEAHPLNIKAKPCTTSCQLRFGVEHIFPDEQNPLDVIFQSVGFSFNTDFPENAIAERFFEEDRLVGIWRPWFNVDSER
- a CDS encoding PA4780 family RIO1-like protein kinase: MKTPKRLTTLVEEGLVDEVLGQLMSGKEATVYIVRCGEHIRCAKVYKDAKQRSFRKATSYQEGRKVKNSRQARAMEKGSRYGRQMQEEVWQNAEVDALYRLAAAGVRVPQPYICFDGVLLMDLVVDADGGAAPRLNDVALSEAVALEFHAMLVNQVVRMLCAGIIHGDLSEYNILVDANGPVIIDLPQAIDAAANSTAAEMLERDVNNLRSYFSTFAPSLADSQYGKEIWALYESGSLQPDQVLTGHVEIDESLADVDAVLMQIEEAIKEDEIRRMCQ
- a CDS encoding patatin-like phospholipase family protein, producing MANQITPLHCTNRRRLLSASLLLLGGCSVFQPTKPAAPPRPKIGLALGGGAARGFAHIGVIKMLESHGIVPDYVVGTSAGAVVGSLYAAGYDAFTMQKIAQQLDEKIFADWTLGGRGLLKGEALQDFINQHLHNRPLEKLGKPFATVATDLNSGERVVFRTGDTGMAVRASAAVPGVFQPTQFRGKSYVDGGLTSPIPVQAARDMGADFVIAVDISARAEGQPVDSMTAIIWQTTTIMGSAIGTNELRGADIVIRPKLPYVKSWDFAARNDAMIEGERAAQMALAAIKQKLGR